In Paludibaculum fermentans, the genomic stretch CTCGCGCCACCGACATGGCTGTCTGCGTCGGCCCGCCCGATGTCATCGCCCTCGGCTCCTTCACCGTATTCACGATGAAGATGCCGCAGGCCCGCATCGGAGATATCACCGCCCACGGCGGCAGCATCGTCCTCGGCTGCTTTACGGTGCTGGTGGGCTGATTGGCTGACCTCATACCCGATCTTGAACCATCCGGGGAAGTCCAACCCGAAGAACGGCCCGTTCTCAACGCCGGTCTAGACTTCTCCCGTTCCGTCCCGGACACGGTACGCGCCGCTTTCGATGGCATGCCCTCCAAGGTCCTCCTGCGGGAAGGCGAAATGCTCTACCGGTTCCTGGAGCACGGCTTCACCGGAACGGCCGAGGGCTTCTGGCTGCCGGCCGACACCTACCATCGGGTGAGGAAGGAATGCCTGGTGGACGGTATCCCCATCCCCGCCTGGGCCGTCAACCAATCCACGGCATTGCCCCGCGCGCCGCGCCCTGCTGTCTTCATCCAGGCCACACTCGTCGAGAGCGTTTACGTCTTCCGGGGCTTCCTCAAGCACTCCGGAGGAACCCCTCGTCTGCGCCTCTGGATCCCCGGCCTCACCGGCGAGCAGATCTTCGTCCGCACCTACAATCTCTAGCTCCCCGGCGCGCCCATCCGACTCCTGGGAGCGCCTGTCGCCTTATCTTGACATGCAACTCAGTTGCATGTACGATAATTTCAGATTATGGAGCCTGAATACCTATATAACTCATTGCGGGCCGTGTCTCCCGGCCCCGATCCGAGCCATCGCAATTGTCCGTCCGTCCGTGCTGTCAATCCTAACTGCAAGCTACTATCAATTACTCGCGCGCTCACTTTCATCCTGGCCATTATGCTCTTGTTGCCTGCGTCCGCGGCCACCGGCGGCAGCCTCGCCGGCGTTGTCACCGACGGCAGCCGCTTAGTCATTCCCGGTGTCTCGGTCAGTGCCACCAACTTCGCCACGGGAATCGTGCAGCACACCCTCACCAATGACGCCGGCTTCTACGCCTTCCCCGTACTGCCCGTTGGCACCTACGAACTCACCATTGAGCACCCCGGCTTCAAACCCTACAAGCAGACGGGCATCGACCTCCGTTCCGACGGAGCGGTCAAGCTGGATGTCCCTCTCGAGATCGGCCCGCGTAGCGAGGTTGTGGTCGTCACCGAAGCCCTCGCCCAGGTAGAAACCGCCAACACCCAACTGGGCGATGTCATCCGCGGCAGTAAGATGACCGGCATCCCCGTCAATGGCCGCAGCTATACTGACCTGCTCGCCCTCCAGCCCGGCGTGACCCCCGTCAGTGCCAAGCAGCCCAACGCCGTGATGATGTCCGGCTGCGCCAGCGCGCCGCCCTCTGGAGACTCGAATCCCGGCGACATGTCGGTCAGCGGCCAGCGCGAAACGGCCAACGGCTTCGCCGTAAACGGTAGCTCAGTCCAGGAGACCTTCAACATGTTCGCGGCCGTCGTGCCCAACCTCGACTCCATTGAGGAGTTCCGCGTCCTCACCGGCAGCTTCGACGCCGAATACGGCAACTACAGCGGCGGCCAGATTGTCGTCACCACCAAGTCAGGTACCAACGAACGACACGGCAGCGCCTTCGAATTCGCCCGCGATACCAACCTCGCCGCCCGCAACTTCTTCGCGCCCACTCGCGCCAAGTACGATCGCCACCAATTCGGCGGCACCCTCGGTGGAGCCCTCCGCAAAGACTCCGCCTTCTTCTTCATCGACTACCAAGGCACCCGCATGACCCGCGGTGTCGACACCGGTCTCATCTCCGTCCCCTCGCCCCAGAATCGTGAAGGCGACTTCTCCGCCAATTCAGACCGCCTCACCGGCACCGTCAATGGCCAGTACTGGGCCAACCGCCTAACCTCGAAGCTCGGCTACGCAGTCTCGCCCGGCATGCCCTACTACACCGCCGGCTGCACCAACACCGCGCAGTGCGTCTTCCCCAATGCGAAGATCCCCAAGTCCATCTGGTCGGCGCCGGCCAGGAACCTGCTCTCCTACATCCCCCTGCCCAACCAGGGCTCGAACATCTTCTCCACCGCCAACCAGGACCAGACGCTGCGCGATGACAAAGGCGCCGCCCGCGTCGACTTCAATACCCGCTGGGGCGCCCTTTCCGGCTACTACTTCTCAGACGACTACACCTTCGACAATCCTTATCCCACCGGCCAGGGCGGCGCGAACGTACCCGGCTTTAATGCGCTGTCCCTCGGCCGCGCGCAGATGGCCGCCATCGGCCTCACCACTACCCTAAGCCCTACCTCCACCAATGAGCTCCGCCTCAGCTACATGCGTACCGCCAACAACATCGGCCAGCCCGTCGGCGGCGTCGGACCTACGCTTGCCTCCCAGGGCTTCGTCGACGAGAACGGCCAGCCCGGCATCGTGGCCCTCGCACCTGAGATCGAGGGGATCGAGAACATCGCCTTCAACGACTTCACCATCGGCGTCAACGTCACTGGCGTGCGTCAGGCCAACAATACTTTCCAGGTCTCTGATACTTACGCCAAGGTACTCGGCCGCCACCTCCTGAAGTTCGGCGGGAACGTCCACTTCGACCAGATCAACATCGCGCCAAACGCCACCTACAACGGAACGTTCATGTTCCAGGGCACCGAGACCGGCTCCGACTTCGCCGACTATCTGCTCGGCATCGCCAGCGTCTACGCCCAGGGCGACTCCAAGCACTTCTACCCCCGCAACAAATACATCGGGCTCTATGCCCAGGACCGCTGGCAGGTGCACTCCACCCTCACCCTCAACTACGGCCTCCGCTGGGACGTTCTCCCACCGTGGAGCGAGAAGTACAACCAGCTCCAGACCGCCGTACTCGGCCAGCAGTCCATCGTCTATCCGAACGCGCCCAACGGCCTGGTCTTCCCGGGCGACCCTGGCGTGCCTTCCACTCTCGCCCCCACCCGTTACAACAACTTCGCGCCGCGCATCGGCCTGGCTTGGGCGCCAGCCTTCGAGAACGGCCTGCTGGGCCGCCTGTTCGGCACGGGCCAGAAGACCAGCATCCGCGCGGGTTTCGGCCTCTACTACACCGCCATTGAAGGACTCTCGGCCGGTATCATGAGCGCGAATCCGCCCTACGGCATGGACTTCGACAGCTTCGGACCCCCGCTCTTCGAGACCCCCTTCGTCATCGCCGCCACCGGCGAAAATGTGGGTCAGCGCTTCCCCTCGTCCATCGCCACGCCCGGAGCCTCCGCGCAGAATCCGAACACCTCCGTCGACTGGTCGCGCTACCTGCCGGTGGCCCACATGCCCGGCTACTTCAACCAGAACGTCACGCCTTACACCAGCAGCTACATGTTCTCCCTGCAGAGGGAAGTGGCGCGCGACACCACACTCAGCCTCAGCTACGTCGGCTCCCAGGCCCACCACCTGCTAGTCCTCGTAGCCGCCAACCCGGGCAATGCAGGCCTTTGCGTCAGTCTCAGCCGGCCCGAGGACGTCATGCCCGGCACCGCGACCTGCGGGCCCTTCGGCGAAAACAACACCTATTACGCCAGGGACGGACGTGTCTATCGCGGCACGCGCGGACCCTTCAGCTCCGACTTCGCCGGCTTCACCCACCAGAAAACCATCGGCAACTCCAACTTCAACGCACTGGAGGCCTCCCTCCGGCACACCGGCAGGCAGGGCGATCTGCTCGTCGGCTACACCTACGGTAAGTCGCTGGACCAGTCATCGAGCCTCTCGGAGTCGATCAATCCGTTCAATGGCGGCCTGAGCAAGGCTGTGTCCGCGTTTGACCTGCGCCACAACCTGGTGGCCAGCTACCACTGGATGCTGCCGCTGCCGCGACTGCTGGGGATGCGCAATGCGTGGATCGAAGGCTGGTCGCTCTCCGGCATCACGCGCCTGAGTTCCGGCCTGCCGGTGACGATGTTCAACAACAACGACACTTCGTTGATCGGCTCCATCCCCAACGGAATCAACAGCGACGGCCTCGACACACCCGATGTCCGTCACGGCGATCTGGCGATCAATACGGATCCCCGCAATGGGCGGTCCGCCTTCGACACCAGCCTCTTCAGCCTGCCTGCCCTGGGCACGATGGGCACTGCAGCCCGCCGCTTCTTCTACGGGCCCGGAATGCTGAACTTCGACGCGGCCCTATTGAGGACCGTCCGCCTCTCCGAGACCCGGTCGCTCGACCTCCGCCTGGAGGCGTTCAACGTGTCCAACCATGCCCAGTTCTTTGGGGCTGCGGTCGTGAACGGCAATATCAGCAGCCCCACCTTCGGTCGGATCCTCAGTGCCACCGCTCCGCGCGTGATTCAGCTGGGAGCGAAGTTCCGCTTCTGAGGCTCTGGGGTCGGGGAAGGGGCACGGCTACTCCCAAGCTGACGTGGAGAGGCCTGCTCATTTCTTCAAATTCGTTTCAAACAACCGCAGAATCCGCTTATACTCGTCGGCCCAACTGGTGGGCTGCACGAAGCCGTGATCCTCCACTGGGAACATGGCTACCTCCCAGTTCTCCTTTCGGAGTTCTATCAGCTTCTGCACCAGCCGGACCGTGTCCTGGAAGTGCACATTTGTGTCCACCATGCCGTGACAGATCAGCAGGGCGCCTTTCAGGCCGGCGGCGTGGTAGATGGGAGAACTCTGCTTGTAGGCTTCGAGGTCCTTCTGCGGCAGGTTCAGGATGTTCGAAGTGTAGCCGTGGTTGTAATGCGCCCAATCGGTGACCGGGCGCAGCGCCGCGCCCGCGGCGAAGACATCCGGCTGCGTAAAGAGCGCCATCAGGGTGATGAAGCCACCGTACGACCCGCCATAGAGCCCGATGCGCTTGGGATCTACACCAAACTCCTTCACGATGTAACGCGCCGCATCTACCTGGTCGTCGAGATCCTTGCCGCCCATGTGCCGGTAGATGCCTGTGCGCCAGTCGCGGCCGTAGCCGGCGGAGCCGCGGTAGTCCACGTCGATCACCAGGTAGCCGCGCTCCATCAGCAGATGGTGGAACATGTATTCGCGCGAGTAGCTTGACCACCAGCGGTGCACATTCTGCAGGTAGCCCGCGCCATGCACGAAAATCACCGCCGGTCCGCCCTTCTTCCAGTTCTTTGGCTGATAGAGACGGGCCGGGACGCCTGCTCCGTCGCGGGCAGGCACCTTGACGATGGGTGCGTCGAGCCAAGGGAAGGAAGAGAACTCAGGCGCCGGCGAGGTAGTGACACGGGTCATGGCTGCGCCGGGTTTATTCTCCATCAGGTAAAGGTCCGGCGGCTTGTTGGTGTAGCTGTGTACGACGGCCAGCATCTGCTCGTCGGGTGAGACCGTGACGTCGTAGTCGCCGGGCTGCGATGTGATGCGGGTCCTTGGTCCGCCGTTGACGGACATCCAATAGAAATCGCGTTCGTGGACACTCGCCTCACTGGTCACCAGGCCGAACCGGGATTCGTCCTTCGACAATTCGACGGACTCCACTTCCCAGTTGCCGGAAGTGAGCGCCTTGGGCTCGCCGCCAGTCCAGTCAATGGTGTAAAGATGCGACCAGCCGGTGATCTCTGCCTGGAAGTACAGAGTGTGATTGTCGGGCAGCCACCCGAGTTGGAAGCTGCCTGGCCCGTCTACCCAGGCGTCGTCGTGCAGATGGAAGATGGGGTTGAGCTTGCCAGTGGATGTGTCGGCGGCGAAGATCCAGCGGTCCTTGTTGTCGCCGGAACGTCCGGCCACGGCAAGTTTCGTCCCGTCCGCGGACCAGCGCGGGTTGAGCAGTGTGACGGGCCGCTCGGATTCCTTCACTGGCGGTTTGACTTTGTCATCGGCGGGCAGCTTCTGGCCGTGATCCAGCCATGTCACCTCGCCGGTGGCCACCTTCACCATCGCCATGCGGCTACGGTTGGGCGTATCCCCGACATTCGTGCGGGAAGGGATGTCTTCGGTATAACCGGCCTCGGTGACGTAATTGGGGACGACGGTGGTTTTGGCGTCGGCCGCGCGTTCCGTCACGGTCACCACGGCGTAGGTCTCGTCCGGCGCCAGCAGGATGTTGGCGGCTGTCTGGCGCGGGCCGAGGTTCATCGGCTTGCGCGGGTTCTCCTTCTTGCGGCGGGCTTCGCTCTCCTCACGCTTCTTGGCACGGCGGTCGACGATATCGAGGAGTTCGCGCTCTTCCTTCTTCAGCGCTTCCTGGCTGTCGGTGCCCTTCTTCGTCTCCTCATCGGAGGCTTCTCCCTGGGCTCCGCGGCGGGGGCCCGTGGCGGCTGGAGCGGCCGGTGTGGCTCCGGCAGGGCGGATGTCCGTGAGTTGCTCCAGCACACCATCCGCCAGCGAAAGGGTATACAAATTCCCCGAGCGGACAAAGGCGACCTTGCGGGCGTCGCGGGTGAACTGTGGGTTCGATTCGGCGTCGGATGTCTTCGTGAGCTGGCGGACCTTGTCGGTGGTCCGGTCGTAGAGGAATAGATCACCGTGGTCGCCGTAGACCACCAGTTTCTTGTCCTTCGACTCGCTGCCCGTGGCGGGCGGGGCAAGTTTCGCGTCGTCCTCGCTGAGTTTGGTGAGGCCCGAGCCGTCACGGTTCACCACATATGTGTCGTAATCCTTGTCGAGCGGATCGGTGCACAACTTCCACTCGAAGTAGACTCTTTGACCGTTGCCGGACCAACGGATGGCGCGCGGCGGGTAGCCATAGAGCCCTGGGCCGCGCATGATGGAATCGACTGTCAGCGGCAGAGGCCTGGCCGGCACGGCCTGCGGCGACGCCGGCACGGCCATCAAAATGCACAAAACGGTAGAGACTAACGGCTTCATTAATAGTAGAGTTTCGCACAGCCGTGCATGGCTGCCCGGGCTGCGGCATAATTCATTGCATGCATAGGAATTGGTGCGTGGGGCTGGCGCTGTGTTGGATGCCCCTGCTGCACGCACAACTGACCGAAAAATCCGAGAGCTGGACGAGGTTGGAGGGGCAATACCTCGTCGATGCGAACCGGGACAGCGTCCTGTTCCTGATGGCTCAGATTCAGGCTGCGCAAAGCGACACGGCCAAGGACCGCAAGCCGCATCCGGACTTGGCCGAGGTGCTACAGTTTGCCTACCAGTCACTCAGCGTCGGCAACACGAACGCCGGCTCGCGGCTTTTTACGCGTGCGCTGGCGGTCTATCGGGATCTGCCCCCTGGTGAGTGGCTGGAAGTGGCATCCTCGCTGCAATTTGAGGTGGACCGGCGCATCGCCGCGCCGGGCGCCACGTTGCACGCTCGAGCGGAACCCGGGTTTGTGCTCGGCCGGCCGTTGAAGAACGCTTACCGCATTCAGGTGGCGCTGATCGATACACAAGGCAGGACCGTGGTGGAGCGACCCGCGGAGACGCTGCAGAATCTGGAGACCGTGAGTTTTTCGCTCCGTACCAGCGGACTGCCGGAAGGCGCTTATCGCGT encodes the following:
- a CDS encoding PAAR domain-containing protein, encoding MGMPASRITDMHVCPMVTGIIPHVGGPILPPGAVTVLIGGLPAARATDMAVCVGPPDVIALGSFTVFTMKMPQARIGDITAHGGSIVLGCFTVLVG
- a CDS encoding TonB-dependent receptor, with the translated sequence MLLLPASAATGGSLAGVVTDGSRLVIPGVSVSATNFATGIVQHTLTNDAGFYAFPVLPVGTYELTIEHPGFKPYKQTGIDLRSDGAVKLDVPLEIGPRSEVVVVTEALAQVETANTQLGDVIRGSKMTGIPVNGRSYTDLLALQPGVTPVSAKQPNAVMMSGCASAPPSGDSNPGDMSVSGQRETANGFAVNGSSVQETFNMFAAVVPNLDSIEEFRVLTGSFDAEYGNYSGGQIVVTTKSGTNERHGSAFEFARDTNLAARNFFAPTRAKYDRHQFGGTLGGALRKDSAFFFIDYQGTRMTRGVDTGLISVPSPQNREGDFSANSDRLTGTVNGQYWANRLTSKLGYAVSPGMPYYTAGCTNTAQCVFPNAKIPKSIWSAPARNLLSYIPLPNQGSNIFSTANQDQTLRDDKGAARVDFNTRWGALSGYYFSDDYTFDNPYPTGQGGANVPGFNALSLGRAQMAAIGLTTTLSPTSTNELRLSYMRTANNIGQPVGGVGPTLASQGFVDENGQPGIVALAPEIEGIENIAFNDFTIGVNVTGVRQANNTFQVSDTYAKVLGRHLLKFGGNVHFDQINIAPNATYNGTFMFQGTETGSDFADYLLGIASVYAQGDSKHFYPRNKYIGLYAQDRWQVHSTLTLNYGLRWDVLPPWSEKYNQLQTAVLGQQSIVYPNAPNGLVFPGDPGVPSTLAPTRYNNFAPRIGLAWAPAFENGLLGRLFGTGQKTSIRAGFGLYYTAIEGLSAGIMSANPPYGMDFDSFGPPLFETPFVIAATGENVGQRFPSSIATPGASAQNPNTSVDWSRYLPVAHMPGYFNQNVTPYTSSYMFSLQREVARDTTLSLSYVGSQAHHLLVLVAANPGNAGLCVSLSRPEDVMPGTATCGPFGENNTYYARDGRVYRGTRGPFSSDFAGFTHQKTIGNSNFNALEASLRHTGRQGDLLVGYTYGKSLDQSSSLSESINPFNGGLSKAVSAFDLRHNLVASYHWMLPLPRLLGMRNAWIEGWSLSGITRLSSGLPVTMFNNNDTSLIGSIPNGINSDGLDTPDVRHGDLAINTDPRNGRSAFDTSLFSLPALGTMGTAARRFFYGPGMLNFDAALLRTVRLSETRSLDLRLEAFNVSNHAQFFGAAVVNGNISSPTFGRILSATAPRVIQLGAKFRF
- a CDS encoding prolyl oligopeptidase family serine peptidase, which translates into the protein MKPLVSTVLCILMAVPASPQAVPARPLPLTVDSIMRGPGLYGYPPRAIRWSGNGQRVYFEWKLCTDPLDKDYDTYVVNRDGSGLTKLSEDDAKLAPPATGSESKDKKLVVYGDHGDLFLYDRTTDKVRQLTKTSDAESNPQFTRDARKVAFVRSGNLYTLSLADGVLEQLTDIRPAGATPAAPAATGPRRGAQGEASDEETKKGTDSQEALKKEERELLDIVDRRAKKREESEARRKKENPRKPMNLGPRQTAANILLAPDETYAVVTVTERAADAKTTVVPNYVTEAGYTEDIPSRTNVGDTPNRSRMAMVKVATGEVTWLDHGQKLPADDKVKPPVKESERPVTLLNPRWSADGTKLAVAGRSGDNKDRWIFAADTSTGKLNPIFHLHDDAWVDGPGSFQLGWLPDNHTLYFQAEITGWSHLYTIDWTGGEPKALTSGNWEVESVELSKDESRFGLVTSEASVHERDFYWMSVNGGPRTRITSQPGDYDVTVSPDEQMLAVVHSYTNKPPDLYLMENKPGAAMTRVTTSPAPEFSSFPWLDAPIVKVPARDGAGVPARLYQPKNWKKGGPAVIFVHGAGYLQNVHRWWSSYSREYMFHHLLMERGYLVIDVDYRGSAGYGRDWRTGIYRHMGGKDLDDQVDAARYIVKEFGVDPKRIGLYGGSYGGFITLMALFTQPDVFAAGAALRPVTDWAHYNHGYTSNILNLPQKDLEAYKQSSPIYHAAGLKGALLICHGMVDTNVHFQDTVRLVQKLIELRKENWEVAMFPVEDHGFVQPTSWADEYKRILRLFETNLKK